A window of Deltaproteobacteria bacterium contains these coding sequences:
- the rpsO gene encoding 30S ribosomal protein S15, with product MGEGTSGAAARTQGILADYRRHETDTGSPEVQIALLSDRIGYLTEHFKAHAKDHHSRRGLLKLVGQRRRLLDYLKRIDFQRYKTVIERLNIRK from the coding sequence GAACGAGCGGCGCGGCAGCGCGTACCCAGGGGATCCTGGCGGACTACCGACGGCACGAGACCGATACCGGTTCGCCCGAGGTCCAGATTGCACTGCTGAGTGATCGCATCGGGTATTTGACCGAACACTTCAAAGCCCACGCGAAAGATCATCATTCGCGTCGCGGCTTATTGAAGTTGGTGGGGCAGAGGCGGCGGTTGCTGGACTATCTGAAACGCATCGATTTCCAGCGCTACAAGACCGTCATCGAACGTCTCAACATCCGCAAGTAA
- the pnp gene encoding polyribonucleotide nucleotidyltransferase has protein sequence MKKVAIDFHGRPLSIEVGRMAKQAGGSALVQYGETVVLVTATAAREARENVDFFPLTCDYQEKTFAAGKIPGGFFKREGRQSEKEILNSRLIDRPLRPLFPDGFRCETQIVATVLSFDKENDADMPALIGASAALEVSDIPFHGPIAGIRMGRIGGQLVVNPMTSQYGDSELQLIVAGSRDAIVMVEGGAKMLSEDVILDALFTAHREMQKILDLQDELRKALGKPKRTVVPPAVDTVLQKRVRDFALPKIRTAMETAGKHERSDAVRLVRTELLATLAAEFPEKEREIKASFEDAHYDAVRGLIVEQRRRIDGRSLTDIRPITSEVGVLPRTHGSALFTRGETQALVVATLGTSSDEQKIDALGGEVYKKFMLHYNFPPYSVGEVKFLRGPGRREIGHGALAERAVAAVMPDGSSFPYTVRVVSEILESNGSSSMASVCGSSLALMDAGVPIKAPVAGIAMGLIREGNEIRVLSDILGDEDHLGDMDFKVAGTGDGITAVQMDIKIGGVTREIMRDALYQAREGRLHILGKMKEALAEARSDMSAYAPRITTLKIKVDRIRDVIGPGGKVIRGIIEETGVKIDVEDDGTIYIASSDGVAMQKAIDWVNRLTAEAEVGKIYKGIVKKIMDFGAFVEILPGTDGLVHISQLAPERVKEVRDVLKEGDEVMVKVLEVDKTGKIRLSRKEALAAAGDAR, from the coding sequence ATGAAAAAAGTCGCGATCGATTTCCACGGACGGCCTCTTTCGATCGAGGTCGGGCGGATGGCGAAGCAGGCCGGCGGTTCCGCGCTGGTGCAGTACGGAGAGACCGTCGTCCTCGTCACCGCGACGGCCGCCAGGGAGGCGCGCGAGAACGTCGATTTCTTCCCGCTCACCTGCGATTACCAGGAAAAGACGTTCGCCGCGGGCAAGATCCCGGGCGGCTTCTTCAAGCGCGAGGGTCGACAGAGCGAGAAGGAGATCCTCAACTCGCGATTGATCGACCGTCCCCTGCGACCGCTCTTCCCCGACGGCTTCCGCTGCGAGACGCAGATCGTGGCGACCGTGCTGTCGTTCGACAAGGAGAACGACGCCGACATGCCGGCGTTGATCGGCGCGTCGGCGGCTCTCGAAGTCTCGGACATCCCGTTCCACGGTCCCATCGCCGGCATTCGAATGGGGCGCATCGGCGGCCAACTCGTCGTGAACCCGATGACCTCGCAGTACGGCGACAGCGAGTTGCAGCTGATCGTGGCCGGCTCCCGCGACGCCATCGTGATGGTGGAAGGCGGCGCGAAGATGCTCTCCGAGGACGTGATCCTCGATGCGCTGTTCACCGCACATCGCGAGATGCAGAAGATCCTCGATCTCCAGGACGAGCTGCGAAAGGCGCTCGGTAAGCCGAAGCGGACGGTCGTTCCGCCGGCGGTCGATACCGTCCTCCAGAAGCGGGTCCGCGACTTCGCGCTTCCGAAGATTCGGACCGCGATGGAGACGGCCGGCAAGCACGAGCGGAGTGACGCCGTGCGGCTGGTGCGCACCGAGCTGCTCGCGACGCTCGCCGCCGAGTTCCCCGAGAAGGAGCGCGAGATCAAGGCTTCGTTCGAGGACGCGCACTACGATGCGGTTCGCGGGTTGATCGTCGAGCAGCGACGTCGCATCGACGGACGCAGTCTGACCGACATCCGGCCGATCACGTCGGAGGTGGGAGTGTTGCCGCGGACCCACGGCTCGGCGCTCTTCACGCGCGGCGAGACGCAGGCGCTCGTGGTGGCGACGCTCGGCACGTCGTCGGACGAGCAGAAGATCGATGCGCTCGGCGGCGAGGTCTACAAGAAGTTCATGCTGCACTACAATTTCCCGCCGTACAGCGTCGGCGAGGTGAAGTTCCTCCGTGGGCCGGGTCGGCGCGAGATCGGCCACGGGGCGCTCGCGGAGCGGGCCGTGGCGGCGGTGATGCCCGACGGGTCGAGCTTCCCCTACACCGTGCGCGTGGTCTCCGAAATTCTCGAGTCGAACGGCTCCTCGTCGATGGCGAGCGTGTGCGGCAGCTCGCTCGCGCTCATGGACGCGGGGGTGCCGATCAAGGCGCCAGTCGCGGGCATCGCGATGGGGCTCATCCGCGAAGGCAACGAGATCCGCGTGCTGTCCGACATTCTCGGGGACGAGGATCACCTCGGCGACATGGATTTCAAGGTCGCCGGCACCGGCGACGGCATCACCGCCGTGCAGATGGACATCAAGATCGGCGGCGTGACGCGCGAGATCATGCGCGACGCGCTCTACCAGGCGCGTGAAGGCCGCCTGCACATTCTCGGCAAGATGAAGGAAGCACTCGCCGAGGCGCGCAGCGACATGTCGGCGTACGCGCCCCGCATCACCACCCTGAAGATCAAGGTGGACCGCATCCGGGACGTCATCGGACCCGGCGGTAAGGTGATTCGAGGCATCATCGAGGAGACCGGCGTCAAGATCGACGTCGAGGACGACGGCACGATCTATATCGCGTCGTCGGACGGCGTCGCGATGCAGAAGGCGATCGACTGGGTGAACCGCCTGACGGCCGAGGCCGAGGTCGGGAAGATCTACAAGGGCATCGTCAAGAAGATCATGGACTTCGGCGCGTTCGTCGAGATTCTTCCCGGGACCGATGGCCTCGTGCACATTTCTCAGCTCGCACCCGAGCGCGTGAAGGAAGTGCGCGACGTTCTCAAGGAGGGCGACGAGGTGATGGTCAAGGTGCTCGAGGTGGACAAGACGGGCAAGATCCGTCTCTCGCGCAAGGAGGCCCTGGCGGCGGCGGGCGACGCGCGGTAA
- a CDS encoding insulinase family protein yields the protein MVSKDAAASVDAAAGVRIDKTTLPNGIRILSERTPGMVSAAIGLWIESGSRYEGATENGLSHFLEHLFFKGTERRSAAEIAEAIDAVGGVLNADTDREHTCYYAKVLGEHVPLAVDLLSDIFLASRFAPEEIARERDVVLEEIAQIEDTPDDLINDLFHQAYWPGHALGRPVCGTRDTVAGFDRDVCRAWVQRRYRPDRLVVAAAGDVEHDALVEEIARRFGDLSGSAPVEDGDWPVPARGVTVHRRRLEQVQLCFATRGVAVGDPDRDAAVVLNSVLGDSPSSRLFQEVRERRGRAYSIDSFLCSYRDTGYLGIAAGTRPRWVAEVVEIVVGELRRIRREGIPTAELARAKGKLRGTLLLGLETSDQRMERLALHEMYFGRQVATDELAARLEAVTNDQVVATAARLFTPESCALVLLGDVKERVLDTDVFGGLLA from the coding sequence ATGGTGTCGAAAGACGCCGCCGCGTCGGTCGACGCGGCGGCAGGCGTTCGTATCGACAAGACGACGCTGCCGAACGGGATCCGCATCCTGTCGGAGCGCACGCCGGGGATGGTCTCGGCGGCGATCGGGCTCTGGATCGAGAGCGGGTCGCGCTACGAGGGCGCGACGGAGAACGGGCTCTCGCATTTCCTCGAGCACCTCTTCTTCAAGGGCACCGAGCGGCGGAGCGCCGCCGAGATCGCGGAGGCGATCGATGCCGTCGGCGGTGTGCTCAATGCCGACACGGATCGCGAGCACACGTGCTACTACGCCAAGGTGCTCGGTGAGCACGTCCCCTTGGCAGTCGATCTGTTGAGCGACATCTTCCTCGCCTCGCGCTTCGCGCCCGAGGAGATCGCACGCGAGAGGGACGTGGTTCTCGAGGAGATCGCGCAGATCGAGGACACGCCGGACGATCTGATCAACGATCTCTTCCATCAGGCGTACTGGCCCGGGCACGCGCTTGGTCGGCCGGTCTGCGGGACACGGGACACGGTAGCCGGGTTCGATCGCGACGTGTGCCGCGCCTGGGTGCAGCGGCGCTATCGGCCCGACCGGCTGGTCGTCGCGGCGGCCGGAGACGTCGAGCACGACGCCTTGGTCGAGGAGATTGCAAGGCGATTCGGCGACCTGTCCGGTTCGGCGCCGGTGGAAGATGGGGACTGGCCGGTGCCGGCGCGGGGCGTGACCGTGCACCGGCGGCGGCTCGAGCAGGTGCAGCTCTGCTTCGCAACGCGCGGGGTCGCCGTCGGCGATCCGGATCGTGATGCGGCCGTGGTGCTGAACTCCGTCCTCGGGGACAGCCCGAGCTCGCGGCTCTTCCAGGAAGTACGTGAACGCCGCGGTCGCGCCTACTCGATCGACTCGTTCCTCTGCTCGTACCGCGACACCGGCTATCTGGGCATTGCCGCCGGGACGCGCCCGCGCTGGGTCGCGGAGGTCGTGGAGATCGTGGTCGGCGAGCTCCGGCGGATTCGCCGCGAGGGAATCCCCACCGCAGAGCTCGCGCGAGCCAAGGGGAAGCTCAGGGGGACGCTGCTGCTCGGCCTCGAGACCTCGGATCAACGCATGGAGCGCCTGGCGCTGCACGAGATGTACTTCGGGCGCCAGGTGGCGACCGACGAGCTCGCGGCGCGCCTCGAGGCCGTCACCAACGACCAGGTCGTGGCGACCGCGGCGCGGCTCTTCACGCCGGAGTCATGCGCGCTGGTGCTGCTCGGCGACGTGAAGGAACGCGTCCTCGACACGGACGTTTTCGGAGGACTGCTCGCATGA